The Rhodococcus antarcticus DNA segment CGGGTCCTGCGCCGGCTGCGGGTCACCCGTCCGCTGCCGGCGTGGGAGTCGCACCTCACGGCCTGGTTCGCCCAGCCCGGCGGCGGGTTGCGCTACCGGCTGACCCATCCTGTCGCCGAGCTGGTGGCCACCGGCTGGCTCGTCGACGCCCACGAGCTCGACGCCCACGAGCTCGACGCCCGTGAGACCGACACCAGCGGGACCGCACCCGGGCAGGAGCAGTCCCGTGGACGCTGAGGGGGTGCGCGGCCTGGTCCGGGCCCTCGGCGTGCCCGATGCGCTGGTCAGCGTGGGGGAGGAGGTGGACGGGACCTGGTGCCTGGTCCCCACCCCGCTCGACGAGCTCGGCATGGCGACGGTGGAGGGGGAGCCCTGGGAGGTGTTCTGGCGCGAGCACGGCGACCGCTTCGACTGGGTGCGCTTCACCGACGAGCGGACCGCCTGCTGGTACCTGCTCGGGCGCCTGGCGCACAGCCAGCTCCTGCGGGGGTCGCTCACCGCTCGTGCGGCGCCGGGCGAACCTGAGGACCCGCTCAGGGGCGGGGCCTAGGCTCCGCCGCGTGACCACAGTCTTGCTCGCCGAGGACGACGAGGCGATCGCGTCCCCGCTGGCCCGCGCCCTGCAGCGCGAGGGATACACCGTGCAGGTCGTCGGGGACGGGCCGGGTGCGCTCGAGCTCGCCAGCACCGACCCGTTCGACCTGGTGGTGCTCGACCTGGGGCTGCCCGGGATGGACGGTCTGGAGGTGTGCCGGCGGCTGCGGGCGGTGCGGCCGGACCTGGCGGTGCTGATGCTCACCGCCCGCACCGACGAGGTCGACTTCGTCGTCGGCCTCGACGCCGGGGCCGACGACTACGTGGGCAAGCCGTTCCGCCTGGCCGAGCTGATGGCCAGGGTGCGGGCGCTGCTGCGCCGCCGCCCGGGGGGCGGCGAGGACGTGGTCGACGTGGCCGGGGTGCGGATGGAGCACGCCGCGCACCGGGTGCAGGTCGACGGCGTGGAGGTGGGCCTGGCCAACAAGGAGTACGAGCTGCTGAAGGTGCTGCTCGAGCACGCCGGTCAGGTGGTCACCCGCGAGCAGATCCTCAGCGAGGTGTGGGGCGACACGTCGCTGCGCGGCTCCAAGACCCTCGACATGCACATGTCGTGGCTGCGCCGCAAGATCGCGGGGGACGGGGACCCGGCCGACGTCGACCGGCGGATCTCCACGGTGCGCGGGGTCGGCTTCCGCTTCAACAGCCCCGCCTGAGCCGTGCGCAGCCGCATCCTGCGCTCCACGCTGCTGGTGGTGCTGGCCACGGCCGTGCTGCTCGGGGTGCCGCTGGTGTTCACCACCTGGAAGCTCGTGGAGGACATCACCCGGACCGACCTGGCGGCCCGGCTGGACCGTGTCGCCGCAGACGTGGTGGTCCAGGAGGGGGAGGACGGCGAGCTCACCGGACCGCTGGACACCGATCGGCTCCGCCTGGCCGTGCCCGCCGACGGTCGGCTCGTCGTGCGCTACCCGGACGGCCGGGGCACCACGGCCACCTCGGTGATCGGCCGGGCGGACGTCGGTCCGGCGATCACCGAGACCCTCGACCTCGGACGCGGTGGTGTGCTGCTGCTGCAGGTGCCCTCGGCGCAGGTCCGCACCACCCAGCTGCAGTCCACCGCCGTGGTCGCGCTCGTGGTGCTGCTGTCGGTGGTCGGGGGTGCGGTGGTCTCAGGGCTGACCGCACGTCGCCTCGCCGGGCCGCTCCAGGATCTGGCGAGCCGCGCCGCCCGGCTGGGCTCCGGCGACTTCCGCCCCGCCCCGCGCCGCTACGGGGTGGTCGAGCTCGACCGTGTCTCCGACGTGCTGGACTCCTCCGCCGTCGAGCTGGCGGCGCTGCTGCAGCGCGAGCGCGAGCTCGTCGGCGACGTCTCCCACCAGCTGCGCAGCCGCCTGACCGCGGTGCGGCTGCGCCTGGACGAGCTGGCCGAGCACGCCGATCCGGCCGTGGTGGAGGAGGCGGGCGCGGCCATGAGCCAGGTGGACCGGCTGACCGCGGCCGTCGACGAGATGGTGCTGGCCTCGCGCACGGTGCGCACCGCCGGGGCGGACCCGCTGGACGTCGGCGCCGAGCTGGGGGCGCTGGTGGCGGAGTGGCAGGTCCTGTACGCGCAGGCTGGCCGCTCGCTGCAGCTGGACGCCGAGCCCGGGGTTCTGGCCCGGGCCACCCCGAGCCGGCTGCGCGAGGCGGTGGTGGTGCTGGTGGAGAACGCGCTGGTGCACGGGGGTGGGCCGGTGACCGTGACGGTGACCCGGGCCCTCGTCCGGGCGAGCTCCACCAGCGCGGGCCGCGAGCCCACGGTGCTGGTGGAGGTGGGCGACTCCGGACCGGGAGTCCCCGAGGAGCTCGTCGCGCACGTGTTCGAGCGGGGGTTCTCCGGAGCGGACAGCTCCGGGGTGGGCCTGGCGCTGGCCCGCGCCCTGGTGGAGACCGACGGTGGGCGCCTCGAGATGCGCCGCGCACGCCCGGCCCTGTTCACGATCTTCCTCGCCGCAGCCGGCGACGGTCCGTCGGTGCCCGCCGTCGCGGGTGCGCGCGAGCCCCGCTGACCGGTTCCGGCTCAGCTGTGGCCGAGCTCCTCCTCCAGGGCGGCGGCCTCGTCCAGGTCACCGGCCGTGGCGGCCAGGGCCGCCTCGTCGTCGGGGAAGACGAACCGGCGGAAGGCCCACCAGCGGAAGGCCATCGCCAGCAGCGTGCCGATGATCTGCGCCGAGAGGAAGTCCGCGACGTTCTCGGTGGTGGCGGAGACGGCGGGCACCCGCAGGTCGAGCACGTAGCTCGAGATCCACAGCGGGACCGAGTTGATCACGAGCCCCACCGCGCTGACGAGGAAGAACAGCACCGCCTCGTGGCGCGTCTCCCGCCCGCCCCGCGTGCGGAAGGACCACTCGCGGTTGAGGACGTAGGAGAGGATCGTCGCGACCAGCGTGGCGATGATCTTCGCCGTGACGGGCTTGGTCTCCAGGACGGTCGACTTCAGGGTGAAGAAGATGACCGTGTCGACGACGAAGGTGGTGCCGCCGACGACGGCGAACTTCAGCAGCTCGCGGTTCTCGAGGGCCTTCTCCTGGAGATCGGGCGGCAGGCGGCGCACAGCCGACTCGATGAAGGACACTGCGTCACTGTACGGACAGCACCTGTGGGGCTCCTGGTCCGGCGCGCACCGTCGGTGCCCTGACGTGGCACGATCAGCCACCGTGAGCAGCCCTGCGCCCGTCGTCGCCATGGTCGGGGGAGGTCAGCTCGCCCGGATGACCCACCAGGCCGCCATCGCGCTCGGCCAGGGCCTGCGGGTGCTCGCGGCCCGCGCCGACGACCCGGCCGCCCAGGTCAGCGCCGACGTCGTCCTCGGCGAGCACACCGACCTCGACGCGCTGCGGGCCGTGGCCGTCGGGGCGAGCGTGCTGACCTTCGACCACGAGCACGTGCCCCAGGAGCACCTCGCCACCCTGGTCGCCGAGGGCGTCACCGTGCTGCCGCCTCCCGGTGCCCTGCTGCACGCGCAGGACAAGCTGGTCATGCGCCGACGGCTGTCCGAGCTCGGCGTCCCCGTGCCCCCGTTCGCCGTGGTGCGCTCCGTCACCGACGTGCACGAGTTCGGCGACGTCCACGGGTGGCCCTGCGTGCTCAAGGCCGTCCGGGGTGGCTACGACGGTCGCGGCGTGTGGGTGCTCGACCGGGACGGGGTGGCCGAGGTGGTCGACGCCCAGCTCGCGGCCGGCACACCGCTCATGGTCGAGCAGCGGGTGGACTTCGCCCGCGAGCTGGCTGCCGTGGTCGCCCGCTCGCCGTTCGGGCAGGGCGCGGCGTGGCCGGTGGTGCAGACCGTGCAGCGCGACGGCACCTGCGCCCTCGTGCTCGCCCCCGCCCCGGACCTGCACCCGGACCTCGCCGAGGCCGCCGAGCAGCTCGCGCTGCGCATCGCGGCCGAGCTGGGCGTCGTGGGGGTGCTGGCCGTCGAGCTGTTCGAGACCCGGTCCTCGGGCTCGGGGCCCGGGCGGCTGGTGGTCAACGAGCTCGCCATGCGACCGCACAACTCGGGGCACTGGAGCATCGAGGGCGCGCGCACCAGCCAGTTCGAGCAGCACCTGCGCGCGGTGCTCGACTACCCCCTGGGCGACACCTCCACCACCGCCCCGGCCGTCGTCATGGCCAACGTGCTCGGAGCTCCTGACGCGCCGGTGATGACGCTGGACGAGCGGGCGCACCACCTGTTCGCCCGGCTGCCCGAGGCCAAGCTGCACCTGTACGGCAAGGGCGAGCGGCCCGGCCGGAAGCTCGGCCACGTGACGGTCCTCGGCGACGAGGTCACCGAGGTCGCCGAGCGGGCCGAGCGGGCCGCGCACTGGATGAGCCACGCCGAGTGGACCGACGGATGGGACCCCCATGCCTGAGCCCCGCACGCCCGGGACCGCACCCGCCCCCCGCGTCAGCATCGTCATGGGCAGCGACTCCGACTGGCCGGTGCTGCAGGCCGCCGCGGAGGCGCTGGCCGAGTTCGGCGTGGCCTTCGAGGTGGGTGTGCTCAGCGCGCACCGCACCCCGCAGCGGATGCTCGACCACGCCCGGGGTGCGGCGTCGCGGGGGGTGCAGGTGATCGTCGCCGGGGCGGGTGGCGCCGCGCACCTGCCCGGGATGGTCGCCTCGGCCACCCCGCTGCCCGTGATCGGGGTCCCCGTGCCGCTGCGCCACCTCGACGGCCTGGACTCCCTGCTGTCCATCGTGCAGATGCCCGCCGGGGTGCCGGTGGCCACGGTGGGCATCGGTGCTGCGCGCAACGCCGGGCTGCTCGCCGTGCGCATCCTGGCCGTGGCGGACCCGGTGCTGCGCCAGCAGGTGCTCGACTTCCAGGCTGCGCTGGAGGCGACCGTGCTCGCCAAGGACGCGGCGCTGCAGCAGACCCTGCTCGGGTGAGCGCGTCCACGGCCACCCCGGCCCGCGTGGGTGGTGGGCTGCTGCTGGTCGCCGGCACCGTCCTCGTCGCGCTGAACCTGCGCACCGCGATCACCAGCCTGGGGGCGGTGCTGCCGCAGGTGCAGGACGGGCTGGGGATGTCCTCCACCGTGGCCGGGCTGCTCACCTCGGTCGCCCCCGTGTGCTTCGCCGTCGTGGGGGTCACGACCCCGGCGCTGGTGCGCCGCTTCGACCTCCGCACGGTCCTGCTCGCGGCCATGGTCGCGCTCACCGCGGGTCTCGCCCTGCGCTCGATCACCACCGCGAGCTGGGCGTTCGTGCTCACCAGCGTGCTGGCCCTGGCCGGGCTCGCCGTGGGCAACGTGGCCATGCCGACGCTGGTCAAGCTCTACTTCCCCGACCGGGTGGGGCCGATGACGGCGCTGTACACCACGTCGCTCTCGATCGGCGCGGCGACGTCGGCCGCGATCACCGTCCCGCTGGGTGCGGCCTTCGGCGGGTGGCGCGCCGGGCTCGGCCTGTGGGCGGTCACGGCCGCGCTGGCCACGGTGCCCTGGCTGCTGACCCTGCGCCGTCCCGCGCCCGTGGTGGCCGTGCCCGCGGGGGTGGAGCACCGGGTGGTGGCCCTGGTCCACAGCCGCACGGCGTGGGCCGTGGCCGTGCTGTTCGGCATGCAGGCGCTCAACGCGTACACGCTGCTCGGCTGGCTCGCCCCCCTGCTGCAGGACGCCGGGTGGAGCGAGCGCGGCGCCGGCCTGCTGCTGGGGCTGTACTCGGCGCTGGCCATCCCGGGTTCGCTGCTGCTGCCCGTGCTCGCGGTGCGCCGGCCGGACCAGCGGGGCGTGATCGCGGTGCTCGTCGCCTGCTACGTGGCGGGCTACGCGGGACTGGCGCTCTCCCCGGGCGCCGGGGCCGTGCTGTGGGTCGTGCTCGCCGGGTTCGGTGGCTGGCTGTTCCCGCTGGTGCTGGTGCTCATCCCGCTGCGCGCGGAGACGGCGTCGGGCGCGTCCGCGCTCTCGGGGTTCAGCCAGAGCGTGGGCTACCTGCTCGCGGCGCTCGGTCCGGTGCTGTTCGGGGCCGGCCACGACCTGCTGGGCTCGTGGACCGTGCCGCTGGTGGTGCTCACGCTGACGATGGTGCCGACCCTGGCCGCGGGCTGGATCTGCGGGCCGCCGGGCTCGGTCGAGGCGGACCTCGGTCCGCGGTCGGCCGCCCCGGCACGGTGAACCCGGTCACGGCCGGGGTGCGAAGGCCTGCCGGTGGCCGGGGGCGGGCCTACGATCCGGTTATCCATCGCTAACAGGAGGCAGGCACCGTGGCCAGTCAGTACGGCAACCCAGACTTCGACCTCTACTCCCTCGCCGAGGAGCACGACGGGCTGCGCGAGGCCGTGCGTGCGCTCGCCGAGAAGGAGATCGCCCCGCACGCCGCGGCGGTGGACGAGGACGAGCGCTTCCCCGACGAGGCGCTCAAGGCCCTCACGGCGGCCGGCTTCCACGCCGTGCACGTGCCCGAGGAGTTCGGCGGCGAGGGGGCCGACTCCGTGGCCGCCTGCATCGTCATCGAGGAGGTGGCCCGTGTCTGCGGTGCGTCCTCGCTGATCCCCGCCGTGAACAAGCTGGGCACCATGGGCCTGATCCTGGCCGGCTCGCAGGAGCTGAAGCAGCAGGTCCTGCCGTCGCTGGCCAGCGGCGCCTCGATGGCCTCCTACGCCCTCAGCGAGCGCGAGGCCGGCTCCGACGCCGCCGCCATGCGCACCCGGGCCAAGGCCGACGGCGATGACTGGATCCTCAACGGGACCAAGGCGTGGATCACCAACGCCGGGGTGTCGGACTGGTACACCGTGATGGCCGTGACCGACCCGGAGCGCAAGGCCAACGGCATCTCCGCGTTCATGGTCCACAAGAGCGACGAGGGCATCTCGTTCGGGACCAAGGAGCGCAAGCTGGGCATCAAGGGCAGCCCCACCCGCGAGGTCTACTTCGAGCAGTGCCGCGTCCCGGGGGACCGGATGATCGGCAAGCCCGGCACGGGCTTCAAGACCGCGCTGCAGACCCTCGACCACACCCGACCCACCATCGGGGCCCAGGCCGTCGGCATCGCCCAGGGCGCCCTGGACGCGGCGATCGAGTACGTCAAGGGTCGTGCGCAGTTCGGCAAGAAGGTCAGCGACTTCCAGGGTGTGCAGTTCATGCTCGCGGACATGGCCATGAAGATCGAGGCCGCCCGGCACATGGTCTACGTCTCCGCCGCCCGGGCCGAGCGCGGCGAGAAGAACCTCGGCTTCATCTCCTCCGCCGCCAAGTGCTTCGCCTCCGACGTGGCCATGGAGGTCACCACCGACGCGGTGCAGCTGTTCGGCGGGGCCGGCTACACCCGGGACTTCCCGGTGGAGCGGATGATGCGTGACGCCAAGATCACCCAGATCTACGAGGGCACCAACCAGGTGCAGCGCGTCGTCATGAGCCGCGCCCTGCTGAAGTGAGCTGGCGCGGCCGGCTCGCGCAGGTCAGGGCCTCCTGGGCACGGGTCGCGGTCGGGCTCCGGGACGTCGAGTCCTCGTGGGCAGCTGAGGCAGCTCACCGGGCGGTGGCGCTCGTTCCGGACAGGTGCGTCGCGGTGTAGGACGCCAGCACTGCGGGGCTGTGGGCGAGGACGACGACCCCGCTCAGGCACACCAGCACGGCCGCGACGAGGACGGCGGTCGCGAGGGGGCCGTGACGGACGGTGTCGCCGTGTAGGACGGCAGCCATCACGACCCCGGCGGCCGGCTCGCCGGCGAAGAGCACGCCGATGGCCGCAGTCGGGGCGCCGGCGCGGAACGCGGCAGCGGCCAGCGTCAGGGTCAGGGCGCCGGTGACCAGCAACCCAAGTGCGGGCCAGCTCAACAGGGCGGCGAGCCAGCCGTGCTCGCTGCGCACCGCGACGGACTTGCCGAACGCGCCCAGGAGCCCGTTGACGACCGCGGCGGCCCCGGCGAGGCAGCTCGTGCGCGCGACCGGGCCGCTGCACACCGTCGCGACCAGCACGAGCCCGGCCACCACCACGGTGACCACCGCCAGGGTCACCGGCCACGCCGACGGGTGGACACCCCCGTCGCCGGAGGTCGGGGCGGCGACCAGGACCGCGACGACCAGGCCCACCACCACCAGGGTGGCCGCCCCGGCGTCCCGGAGCCCGACCGGCAGACCGGTGAGGAGGGCGCCGAGGGCGAGCGCGAACAACAGCCCACTGACCAGCAGCGGCTGGACCAGGCTCAGGGCCCCCGCGCGCAGGGCCAGGAACTCCAGGCCGAAGCCCGCGGCGTCGAGCGCCACACCGGCCAGCCACAGCGGACTCCGCAGCACCCCGACCAGGCTCTGGCCCTCCCCGCCGCCCGGGGCGGGGGTCGTCGCGGCGCGCTGCTGCACGACCACACCACCGGCGTAGGCAGCAGCAGCTGCCACGGCGAGCGCGACGGCCCATCCCGTCCCCGTCACCCCGCACCGCCGTCGTCACGGACACGTCTGCGGCCCACCACCGGGCAACCGTCGCCGCCGTTGGCGGGGCCACCGTCCGAGCCCGTCACGACCGCCAGGGTCCAGACCGGCGCGGCAACGGTCCCGCGTCGGCCGCGTCGTCGGGTGGAGAAGTCACGACCGGTCCTCTCGCGCAGCGGTGCGGATCGGGCGACCGCGAGATCCTGGGGCGAGGTTGCCCGGGCGGTGCTGAGGTCAGGCTGAGGAAGCTCACGACCCTGAGGTGCGGGGTCGGTGGTCGCGGACCCCCGCCGACCGGGCTGCCCGCTGAGTCGAGGCACGATCGGCAGGTGGAGCCGGGGCGCTCAGCGACGTTCAGCCCCAGCACAGGTGACCGCACGCAGGGTGGTCCCCATCGACCCGCAGAGCGTGGGCCGGTTCAGGAGAGGACATCACCATGCAGGTCAAGAAGCGCATCGCCGTGGCGGCCCTGGGAGTGCTCGCGCTGGGCGGTGTCGGGGCCGGCGTGGCCGTTGCCGCCACCTCGTCGTCGGCGCCGTCGACCAACATCACGGACACCGCCACCCCCGGGGACACCACCGACACCCCGGGCGCCACCGACGGTGACAACGTGCAGGAGGGCGACCAGACGGGCCCGGACACCCCGGGCGCAGCCGAGACCCCGGACACCCCGGGCGCCTGACGGGGAACCCCGGCGGCCGTCCAGCGGCCGCCGGGGGCCGACGGTCCGGGTGAGCTCCACCGACTCGGGAGGGCCGAGCAGCACCGTGCTGCTCGGCCCTCGCCGCTGTCGTGGACACCGACCCGCCCGCCACCACCGGGACCGTCACCGCGGTGGGGCGAAGGGGCTCCTCCGCGGGGGGACACCGCCCGTCGCCGGTGGGTTGACCTCCGCGCTGGGCGGTCGCTGCGCTCGGTGGAGCAGATGTGCACCCCGGACGGGGCTCGCCCGGCGTGACCGAGATCGCCGTGACCGAGATCGCTGTGGCCGAGCGTGTCGAGCTGGCCCGGGGCGGCCGGGTCGGTGGAGCGGTCCCGCCCCCACGGGTCAGCTGGTGGTGATGGTCTGGCTGCCGAGGGTGGCGGTGGTGGTGCGGCTGGTGCCGCCCTGGTCGGTGATGGTGAGGGTGATGGTGTCGCCGGGGTTGTGGGAGCGGACGGCGGCGGCGAGGGCGTCGCTGGTGTCGATGAGCTGGGTGTCGACCTTGGTGATCACGTCCCCGGTGGTGAGTCCGGCGCTGGCGGCGGGGCTGCCGGCGACGACGTTCGCGACCTGGGCGCCGCGGGTGCCGGGGGGTGTGGAGGTGGAGACCCCGAGGACGGACTGGGTGGCGTGGCCGGTGCTGATGAGCTCCTGGGCGATGCGCTGGGCGTGGTCGACGGGGATGGCGAAGCCGAGGCCGATGGACCCGGACTGGGCCCCGGACTGGCTCTGGCCGAGGCTCGCGATGGCGGAGTTGATGCCGATGAGCTCCCCGTTCATGTTGACCAGGGCGCCGCCGGAGTTGCCGGGGTTGATGGCGGCGTCGGTCTGGATGGCGTCGATGACGGAGGCCTGGGTGGTGGCGGTGGACTGTCCGGAGGCGCTGACGGGGCGGTTGAGTGCGCTGACGATGCCGGTGGTGACGGTGCCGGACAAGCCGAGCGGGGAGCCGACGGCGACCACGTCCTGGCCGACGGCGAGGGCGCTGGAGCTGCCGATGGCGATCGGGGTGAGCCCGGTCTTGTCGACCTTGATGACGGCGAGGTCGGCGGAGGGGTCGCGGCCGACGATGGTGGCGGTGGCGGTGGTGCCGTCCTGGAAGGCGACGGTGATGGCTCCGGTCGGGGCTCCGGCGGCTCCTGCGACGACGTGGTTGTTGGTGAGGATGTTCCCGTCGGTGGACAGGACGACCCCGGAGCCCACGTCGCCGGACCCGCCGACGGACACCCGGATCTGCACGACGCTGGGCAGGACCTTCGCCGCCACCGTCTCGACGGAGCCGTTGGGGGCCTGCGCGATGGGCTGGGAGGCGGTTGCGGCACCCGACGGCGAGCTCGTCGCCACGGTGGGGGTGGGGTGCTCGAGCAGGGTGGCGACCCCGCCGCCG contains these protein-coding regions:
- a CDS encoding response regulator transcription factor gives rise to the protein MTTVLLAEDDEAIASPLARALQREGYTVQVVGDGPGALELASTDPFDLVVLDLGLPGMDGLEVCRRLRAVRPDLAVLMLTARTDEVDFVVGLDAGADDYVGKPFRLAELMARVRALLRRRPGGGEDVVDVAGVRMEHAAHRVQVDGVEVGLANKEYELLKVLLEHAGQVVTREQILSEVWGDTSLRGSKTLDMHMSWLRRKIAGDGDPADVDRRISTVRGVGFRFNSPA
- a CDS encoding ATP-binding protein: MRSRILRSTLLVVLATAVLLGVPLVFTTWKLVEDITRTDLAARLDRVAADVVVQEGEDGELTGPLDTDRLRLAVPADGRLVVRYPDGRGTTATSVIGRADVGPAITETLDLGRGGVLLLQVPSAQVRTTQLQSTAVVALVVLLSVVGGAVVSGLTARRLAGPLQDLASRAARLGSGDFRPAPRRYGVVELDRVSDVLDSSAVELAALLQRERELVGDVSHQLRSRLTAVRLRLDELAEHADPAVVEEAGAAMSQVDRLTAAVDEMVLASRTVRTAGADPLDVGAELGALVAEWQVLYAQAGRSLQLDAEPGVLARATPSRLREAVVVLVENALVHGGGPVTVTVTRALVRASSTSAGREPTVLVEVGDSGPGVPEELVAHVFERGFSGADSSGVGLALARALVETDGGRLEMRRARPALFTIFLAAAGDGPSVPAVAGAREPR
- a CDS encoding GtrA family protein: MSFIESAVRRLPPDLQEKALENRELLKFAVVGGTTFVVDTVIFFTLKSTVLETKPVTAKIIATLVATILSYVLNREWSFRTRGGRETRHEAVLFFLVSAVGLVINSVPLWISSYVLDLRVPAVSATTENVADFLSAQIIGTLLAMAFRWWAFRRFVFPDDEAALAATAGDLDEAAALEEELGHS
- a CDS encoding 5-(carboxyamino)imidazole ribonucleotide synthase, whose protein sequence is MVGGGQLARMTHQAAIALGQGLRVLAARADDPAAQVSADVVLGEHTDLDALRAVAVGASVLTFDHEHVPQEHLATLVAEGVTVLPPPGALLHAQDKLVMRRRLSELGVPVPPFAVVRSVTDVHEFGDVHGWPCVLKAVRGGYDGRGVWVLDRDGVAEVVDAQLAAGTPLMVEQRVDFARELAAVVARSPFGQGAAWPVVQTVQRDGTCALVLAPAPDLHPDLAEAAEQLALRIAAELGVVGVLAVELFETRSSGSGPGRLVVNELAMRPHNSGHWSIEGARTSQFEQHLRAVLDYPLGDTSTTAPAVVMANVLGAPDAPVMTLDERAHHLFARLPEAKLHLYGKGERPGRKLGHVTVLGDEVTEVAERAERAAHWMSHAEWTDGWDPHA
- the purE gene encoding 5-(carboxyamino)imidazole ribonucleotide mutase, coding for MPEPRTPGTAPAPRVSIVMGSDSDWPVLQAAAEALAEFGVAFEVGVLSAHRTPQRMLDHARGAASRGVQVIVAGAGGAAHLPGMVASATPLPVIGVPVPLRHLDGLDSLLSIVQMPAGVPVATVGIGAARNAGLLAVRILAVADPVLRQQVLDFQAALEATVLAKDAALQQTLLG
- a CDS encoding CynX/NimT family MFS transporter produces the protein MSASTATPARVGGGLLLVAGTVLVALNLRTAITSLGAVLPQVQDGLGMSSTVAGLLTSVAPVCFAVVGVTTPALVRRFDLRTVLLAAMVALTAGLALRSITTASWAFVLTSVLALAGLAVGNVAMPTLVKLYFPDRVGPMTALYTTSLSIGAATSAAITVPLGAAFGGWRAGLGLWAVTAALATVPWLLTLRRPAPVVAVPAGVEHRVVALVHSRTAWAVAVLFGMQALNAYTLLGWLAPLLQDAGWSERGAGLLLGLYSALAIPGSLLLPVLAVRRPDQRGVIAVLVACYVAGYAGLALSPGAGAVLWVVLAGFGGWLFPLVLVLIPLRAETASGASALSGFSQSVGYLLAALGPVLFGAGHDLLGSWTVPLVVLTLTMVPTLAAGWICGPPGSVEADLGPRSAAPAR
- a CDS encoding acyl-CoA dehydrogenase family protein, with the protein product MASQYGNPDFDLYSLAEEHDGLREAVRALAEKEIAPHAAAVDEDERFPDEALKALTAAGFHAVHVPEEFGGEGADSVAACIVIEEVARVCGASSLIPAVNKLGTMGLILAGSQELKQQVLPSLASGASMASYALSEREAGSDAAAMRTRAKADGDDWILNGTKAWITNAGVSDWYTVMAVTDPERKANGISAFMVHKSDEGISFGTKERKLGIKGSPTREVYFEQCRVPGDRMIGKPGTGFKTALQTLDHTRPTIGAQAVGIAQGALDAAIEYVKGRAQFGKKVSDFQGVQFMLADMAMKIEAARHMVYVSAARAERGEKNLGFISSAAKCFASDVAMEVTTDAVQLFGGAGYTRDFPVERMMRDAKITQIYEGTNQVQRVVMSRALLK
- a CDS encoding DMT family transporter: MTGTGWAVALAVAAAAAYAGGVVVQQRAATTPAPGGGEGQSLVGVLRSPLWLAGVALDAAGFGLEFLALRAGALSLVQPLLVSGLLFALALGALLTGLPVGLRDAGAATLVVVGLVVAVLVAAPTSGDGGVHPSAWPVTLAVVTVVVAGLVLVATVCSGPVARTSCLAGAAAVVNGLLGAFGKSVAVRSEHGWLAALLSWPALGLLVTGALTLTLAAAAFRAGAPTAAIGVLFAGEPAAGVVMAAVLHGDTVRHGPLATAVLVAAVLVCLSGVVVLAHSPAVLASYTATHLSGTSATAR
- a CDS encoding S1C family serine protease; protein product: MSNGNEQGPGSHDDDRDEVNRTPGHDTDPATGPITPQPHPEGSSTAGSAGGRSAPPAYYPPSSPTGGHPDPVSPYSTTHPYDPYAGTPVQPQRSRTGGRARLAAAAVALVVVAGGVGGGVATLLEHPTPTVATSSPSGAATASQPIAQAPNGSVETVAAKVLPSVVQIRVSVGGSGDVGSGVVLSTDGNILTNNHVVAGAAGAPTGAITVAFQDGTTATATIVGRDPSADLAVIKVDKTGLTPIAIGSSSALAVGQDVVAVGSPLGLSGTVTTGIVSALNRPVSASGQSTATTQASVIDAIQTDAAINPGNSGGALVNMNGELIGINSAIASLGQSQSGAQSGSIGLGFAIPVDHAQRIAQELISTGHATQSVLGVSTSTPPGTRGAQVANVVAGSPAASAGLTTGDVITKVDTQLIDTSDALAAAVRSHNPGDTITLTITDQGGTSRTTTATLGSQTITTS